The Stieleria sp. JC731 genome has a segment encoding these proteins:
- a CDS encoding lamin tail domain-containing protein — MFRALLTFCGIILLHVGQLTQAGLAITELMLDVDSTSGEWIEIYNNGSTAEDLSSLEIVFSNGAESQKVFLPEVQSGTATALAPNSFMILFNPTGIGGIGSVGSGSNPAANFLLDWPDTPAGTLFVQALPEFLPGIPPFELFHGASNIHISLSTDNASDVVNIDTATWPSTDPDQSLFVAPHLINQNHLASSWSASAYPNSAGYQGFESKAGTPGAFLSLSSVPEPSALLTFACLTCASCLRRRKSKVDLSSC, encoded by the coding sequence GTGTTTCGAGCTCTTTTGACGTTTTGTGGAATCATTCTTCTTCATGTTGGGCAGCTGACTCAAGCAGGCCTTGCAATCACCGAGTTAATGCTAGATGTGGACTCAACCAGTGGCGAATGGATCGAGATCTACAACAACGGCTCCACAGCAGAAGACCTGTCTTCGTTGGAAATCGTATTCAGCAATGGGGCAGAATCCCAGAAGGTGTTTTTGCCAGAGGTACAATCTGGAACGGCGACTGCACTAGCCCCCAACTCTTTTATGATCCTGTTTAATCCGACCGGCATTGGAGGCATCGGTTCGGTTGGATCTGGCAGCAACCCTGCTGCGAATTTCCTTTTGGATTGGCCCGATACACCAGCCGGTACGCTTTTTGTCCAGGCGTTGCCTGAGTTTCTGCCGGGAATACCTCCCTTTGAATTGTTCCACGGCGCGTCCAACATCCATATCTCACTTTCGACAGACAATGCGTCAGACGTGGTCAACATTGACACGGCAACTTGGCCGTCAACGGATCCTGATCAAAGTCTCTTTGTGGCGCCACATCTGATCAACCAAAACCACCTCGCATCAAGTTGGTCAGCCTCGGCATATCCAAATTCGGCAGGATACCAAGGCTTCGAGTCAAAGGCCGGAACACCGGGAGCATTCCTTTCCCTTTCTAGTGTTCCAGAACCGAGTGCGCTGCTAACCTTTGCTTGCCTGACTTGCGCTTCGTGTCTCCGCCGCCGGAAAAGTAAAGTTGACCTCAGTTCGTGTTGA
- a CDS encoding patatin-like phospholipase family protein: MNLTHWHGRLMLRRPRSEWADATVMLGGGGARGLAHLGAVRAIGHSGTGIGRLVGVSMGALMAALIAAERDVERAETIAREFLVSDRYRTLQKTVLDAAVGTHGKDETNDRWLRRWRSVFWVQKAIARAARTESLLPSTLLEIITEELLPDINIEDLRLPLHLIAVDLKTGERISMSEGPLRQAVRASMSIPGVFPAVEIEGRRLSDVGVYDAVPCDMAIELMQNQGELFVVDVSPTESANAGCKTAIQSIMRFQELAESRIREQQLRLADLVIRPQVGSVAWFDFTNPDPLIQAGYDAAVSVLQSS, encoded by the coding sequence GTGAATCTGACACACTGGCATGGCCGACTGATGCTTCGCCGTCCGCGAAGCGAATGGGCAGACGCAACCGTAATGCTTGGCGGCGGTGGCGCTAGAGGCCTTGCGCACCTTGGTGCGGTACGCGCGATCGGCCACTCCGGAACTGGAATCGGACGATTGGTAGGTGTCAGCATGGGCGCATTAATGGCCGCACTAATTGCCGCTGAACGTGATGTTGAGCGTGCGGAAACTATCGCTCGAGAATTCCTGGTTTCGGACCGCTACCGAACACTTCAAAAGACAGTCCTTGATGCTGCAGTAGGCACGCACGGCAAAGACGAAACCAACGACCGTTGGCTACGGCGTTGGCGAAGCGTCTTCTGGGTTCAAAAAGCAATCGCACGAGCAGCAAGAACAGAATCGCTGTTGCCCAGCACACTTCTGGAAATCATCACCGAAGAACTACTTCCAGACATCAATATCGAAGACCTCCGGCTGCCACTTCACTTGATCGCAGTGGACTTGAAAACTGGCGAAAGGATTTCAATGAGCGAAGGTCCGCTTCGGCAAGCAGTACGCGCGTCGATGTCGATACCCGGTGTTTTTCCCGCAGTGGAAATCGAAGGCAGACGCCTCAGTGACGTTGGAGTCTACGACGCTGTTCCTTGCGATATGGCGATCGAACTGATGCAAAACCAAGGCGAACTGTTTGTTGTTGACGTCAGCCCCACTGAATCCGCAAACGCAGGTTGCAAAACCGCAATTCAATCGATCATGCGATTCCAGGAACTCGCTGAGTCTCGGATCCGAGAACAACAACTACGACTCGCCGACTTGGTCATACGTCCCCAAGTCGGTTCAGTCGCATGGTTCGACTTCACCAATCCTGATCCCCTGATTCAAGCGGGATATGACGCGGCGGTGAGTGTTTTGCAATCGTCGTAG
- a CDS encoding N-acyl amino acid synthase FeeM domain-containing protein — protein MRPTITSSTSSRQVVPSASATACPLLPDANNRKEQKKAAPGLRYEIANSKDDLRQAFALIYQSYLRAGLVQAKEYGIRLTPFHLLGSTEVFITKLENTVVSTVSLIGDGELGLPLESIYRDNVRIIRRRGLRMAEIGSLADRRESPVRFIETFAGMGRLLAQVAMARGFDGLVAATHPKHARLYSRILPFEQIGCEVACPYANGNPAVMLALVFDDHRGSELYERFFGSLSQRGDTSARPWTDETRSYFSKLVDHPSVKVDAVVGQTLLAR, from the coding sequence ATGCGTCCGACGATAACTAGCTCGACGTCCTCGCGCCAGGTCGTTCCATCCGCCAGTGCGACGGCCTGTCCGCTGCTGCCCGATGCGAACAATCGCAAGGAGCAAAAGAAAGCTGCACCGGGGTTGCGTTACGAAATCGCAAACTCGAAAGATGATCTTCGCCAAGCGTTTGCATTGATCTACCAGTCATACTTACGTGCAGGATTGGTCCAAGCGAAAGAGTACGGGATACGCTTGACGCCATTCCATCTCCTCGGCTCAACGGAAGTCTTCATTACAAAGCTTGAAAACACGGTGGTCTCAACGGTCTCGCTTATTGGTGATGGGGAACTAGGGCTTCCGTTGGAATCAATCTATCGTGACAACGTGCGGATCATTCGTCGACGTGGTCTGCGGATGGCCGAGATTGGCAGTCTGGCTGATCGTCGTGAATCACCGGTTCGGTTTATTGAGACTTTCGCCGGTATGGGGCGGTTGCTCGCGCAGGTGGCCATGGCACGTGGATTTGACGGTTTGGTCGCAGCGACTCACCCCAAGCATGCACGCCTCTATTCACGAATTCTTCCGTTCGAACAGATTGGTTGCGAAGTTGCGTGTCCCTATGCCAATGGGAATCCGGCCGTCATGTTGGCGCTCGTCTTCGATGACCATCGCGGCTCGGAGCTCTATGAACGATTCTTCGGTTCACTCAGCCAACGTGGAGACACATCGGCACGACCTTGGACGGATGAGACACGCAGCTATTTTTCAAAATTAGTCGATCATCCGAGCGTTAAAGTTGATGCCGTCGTTGGTCAAACGCTATTAGCTCGATAG
- a CDS encoding exosortase/archaeosortase family protein, with protein sequence MSKRKKVAASAGKRRRERPTVAEQNRTLASGRSTSLRPPPRKQETLYQVAGPTSWPVGVWATLAAACLVLAYSYWPTFSWVVENWQNEPDYGHGWFVLPLAIYMCYQRAELFPGATGKVAWSGFSLLIVALAMRIIGRLAYVDFFDAYSIIPAIAGAVWCLMGFRAMLWALPAIVFLFFAIPLPYQMESGLSWQLQGVATEFSTFFLRALGLPAVSEGHVVWIGEEKLFVEEACSGLRIFVGMAACAYFWAVLNDRHWSDRVVLVVTALPLALLVNAVRIVLIGLFYQWVDSPSARHAIHDISGYLMILLSFGALGAISAYWRQVYKKVPVMTARDTLRGSLRHS encoded by the coding sequence ATGTCTAAGCGAAAGAAAGTTGCAGCCTCCGCTGGCAAGCGACGTCGAGAACGGCCAACAGTGGCTGAGCAGAATCGAACGCTCGCCAGCGGTCGATCGACGTCGTTGCGTCCTCCTCCAAGGAAGCAAGAGACACTCTATCAAGTAGCTGGTCCTACCAGTTGGCCGGTAGGGGTATGGGCGACTTTGGCCGCCGCATGTCTTGTTCTAGCCTATTCCTACTGGCCCACGTTCAGTTGGGTTGTGGAGAACTGGCAAAATGAGCCTGACTATGGACACGGCTGGTTCGTGCTGCCTCTCGCAATTTACATGTGTTACCAGCGGGCGGAGCTGTTCCCAGGAGCGACTGGTAAAGTTGCTTGGTCCGGATTTAGTTTGCTCATCGTTGCCCTGGCAATGCGTATCATCGGTCGATTGGCATACGTTGACTTTTTCGACGCATACTCAATTATTCCCGCAATCGCAGGCGCGGTCTGGTGCCTAATGGGATTTCGGGCGATGCTTTGGGCACTGCCTGCCATCGTCTTTCTGTTCTTCGCGATCCCACTGCCTTATCAAATGGAAAGCGGCTTGAGTTGGCAGTTGCAGGGCGTTGCCACCGAGTTCAGCACGTTTTTCTTAAGGGCCCTAGGGCTGCCCGCAGTATCTGAAGGGCATGTGGTATGGATCGGAGAGGAAAAGCTATTTGTCGAAGAGGCTTGTAGCGGATTGCGGATTTTCGTTGGTATGGCAGCGTGTGCCTATTTTTGGGCGGTGCTCAATGATCGGCACTGGTCAGACCGCGTGGTGTTGGTGGTTACCGCACTACCGCTCGCATTGCTCGTCAATGCTGTGAGAATTGTGTTGATCGGACTGTTTTACCAATGGGTCGATTCGCCTTCTGCTCGACATGCGATCCACGATATTTCTGGTTACCTGATGATTTTGCTGTCATTTGGGGCACTCGGTGCGATTTCGGCGTACTGGCGCCAAGTTTACAAAAAGGTGCCAGTGATGACCGCAAGGGATACCTTACGGGGCTCGCTCCGGCATTCATGA
- a CDS encoding polysaccharide biosynthesis tyrosine autokinase produces MHQQHPRQSQAAYYQPGPAVSSGADSSSFDPWLIWVTFRRCWHWAVPAGLVLAAIAAFAVLNTFEPQFEAVYQLEANKDWLVDRGVMPTPDDLARTEGPMITNQIVLTSVMANEALHKFALSDPETRELALQKRLKVRGLGGKSKMAVSYTDSNKEFAAQVCNAVVAAYLQKRDEYDNLRVSRLSQYLSRQIDELKRRVDEQKKSVEKYAIETAGYSPSDGVAVIESAESFSLIEELRSQISELEIELAMIDAGVVIRNPSSGDSIDHASYARFVPPHITVRKGKIDEGRLQLLIERDEDVKFAAERYERYRKVAFDMETSGAWRTSQQYFAEQKAERDNWKEKLDLAKEKASLVAVKILEAELDEEYQQQLKDREAEIARQQEEFETLAKIKQKELENRADLMTEQESEDIKQHRYEIEQKLSVLQKKYDAEADRLRQQNSNSVALDFAKADLEQSMAILQKVSDRLTSIQLESQRGSSVVSVSEATAPSRPVEDMPFKKMVLAGGAGFFVPFLIGLLWEFRVKRITDSQDLERSMVLAPVIGELARAPSANVGRNSKGRRVFEESVDSLRANLALSKDTRDARSFAIVSSMSGEGKSTATSQLAISLAKACGKTVLIIDADMRCPDQHDVFGLPLSPGLNEVLREVVSFDDAINKELGDLVHVLPAGKLKASPHRLLSTSAMRELLDKALDKYEYVIVDTAPVLSAGETLAVASSVDSTLVCVMRDLTRMESVVRTTHRLEASGANVVGTIFSGVTHRQYAYRYGDYRYSDFTELLPAGSPQE; encoded by the coding sequence ATGCATCAACAACATCCGCGACAGAGTCAAGCAGCGTACTACCAGCCAGGTCCTGCAGTAAGTTCAGGTGCTGATAGCTCAAGTTTTGATCCATGGTTGATTTGGGTCACGTTCCGGCGGTGCTGGCACTGGGCTGTTCCGGCCGGATTGGTGCTAGCCGCCATCGCGGCTTTTGCGGTGCTCAATACCTTTGAGCCCCAATTTGAAGCTGTTTACCAGTTGGAAGCGAACAAAGACTGGTTGGTTGATCGGGGTGTGATGCCAACGCCAGACGACCTCGCTCGGACGGAAGGCCCGATGATCACGAACCAGATCGTTTTAACAAGCGTGATGGCGAACGAGGCCCTGCATAAGTTTGCGCTTTCAGATCCTGAAACCCGAGAATTGGCGTTGCAAAAACGCTTGAAGGTAAGGGGGTTGGGAGGCAAGTCAAAGATGGCTGTAAGCTACACCGATTCAAACAAGGAGTTCGCGGCACAAGTTTGTAATGCAGTGGTCGCGGCATATCTTCAAAAACGTGACGAATACGACAACCTCCGAGTGTCACGTCTATCGCAGTATCTAAGCCGGCAGATCGATGAGCTCAAGCGTCGCGTAGATGAACAGAAAAAATCTGTTGAGAAGTACGCAATTGAGACTGCAGGTTATTCTCCGAGCGACGGTGTGGCTGTTATTGAGTCGGCCGAGTCGTTTTCGTTGATCGAAGAGCTGCGTTCGCAGATCTCTGAATTGGAGATCGAATTGGCGATGATCGATGCCGGCGTTGTAATTCGAAACCCGTCATCTGGTGATTCGATCGATCACGCGTCATACGCTCGGTTCGTGCCGCCACATATCACGGTTCGGAAAGGGAAAATTGATGAAGGGCGTCTTCAGCTATTGATCGAGCGTGATGAGGATGTGAAGTTCGCTGCGGAACGCTATGAGCGGTACCGAAAGGTGGCTTTCGATATGGAAACGAGCGGGGCTTGGCGTACATCGCAGCAGTATTTCGCCGAGCAGAAAGCTGAGCGAGACAACTGGAAGGAAAAGCTTGATCTGGCCAAGGAAAAAGCATCGCTCGTCGCTGTAAAGATTCTTGAAGCTGAGTTGGATGAAGAATATCAGCAGCAACTGAAGGATCGGGAAGCCGAGATTGCTCGCCAACAGGAGGAGTTCGAGACACTCGCAAAAATTAAGCAGAAAGAGCTCGAAAATCGTGCTGATTTGATGACCGAGCAAGAATCGGAGGATATCAAGCAGCATCGCTATGAGATCGAGCAGAAGCTCTCTGTTTTACAGAAGAAATATGATGCTGAAGCTGATCGACTTCGCCAGCAAAATAGTAATAGTGTGGCTTTGGATTTTGCAAAAGCTGACCTTGAACAGTCGATGGCTATTTTGCAGAAAGTCAGTGACCGCTTAACTTCGATTCAGTTGGAAAGTCAGCGAGGAAGCTCCGTGGTGAGTGTTTCCGAAGCGACAGCGCCAAGCCGGCCAGTTGAAGATATGCCGTTCAAGAAGATGGTGTTGGCTGGAGGGGCAGGTTTTTTCGTTCCATTTCTTATCGGTTTGCTCTGGGAATTCCGGGTGAAACGGATCACCGATAGTCAGGATCTAGAACGCAGCATGGTGTTGGCTCCCGTAATTGGAGAACTCGCACGTGCACCGAGTGCCAACGTTGGACGCAATTCCAAAGGTCGTCGTGTATTCGAAGAGAGTGTCGATAGTTTGCGGGCTAACTTAGCGCTTTCGAAAGACACGCGAGATGCAAGGTCGTTTGCGATTGTCAGTTCGATGTCTGGTGAAGGAAAAAGTACAGCAACCTCGCAGTTGGCCATTTCGCTGGCGAAGGCCTGTGGAAAGACTGTACTTATCATTGATGCTGATATGCGTTGTCCTGACCAGCATGATGTTTTCGGGTTGCCATTGTCTCCAGGCCTTAATGAAGTTCTTCGCGAAGTGGTTTCGTTTGACGACGCGATCAACAAAGAATTGGGAGATCTCGTCCATGTCCTGCCCGCCGGGAAATTAAAGGCCAGTCCACACCGACTGCTGTCTACCAGTGCGATGCGAGAGTTGCTCGATAAGGCCCTCGATAAATACGAATATGTAATCGTCGATACCGCTCCTGTTCTATCGGCTGGCGAAACATTGGCAGTTGCTTCGAGTGTTGATTCAACATTGGTTTGTGTCATGCGAGATTTGACGCGAATGGAAAGCGTCGTCCGAACGACTCACCGCTTGGAAGCTTCAGGCGCAAACGTGGTTGGGACTATCTTCAGTGGCGTAACGCATCGTCAATACGCGTATCGCTATGGGGATTATCGGTATAGCGATTTCACAGAATTGTTGCCTGCCGGCAGTCCGCAAGAATAG